In Candidatus Thermoplasmatota archaeon, the genomic window CATCAGCTCCAATGTTTTTTTACTACCGACAGCGAGCACATTTTTTCTTGTCTTAAGCTCAAATGCCATGTCTAGCAAATTAAATTTATCATCGTAGATTTCGCCGCCTGCCTCTCTTAAAATTAGAGCGCCTGCAGCTACATCTGTAACTCTAAGAGGATAGCCTGCCTGATAATAAGCGTCAAGTGCTCCGCATGCTACCAAACATATATCTAGTGAGGCGCACCCTAACGAGCGGAGCCTCCTTGCTTTTCTAGCGAGCTCGAAGCTTTTACTACTCGCATATCTGCTCAAATAAATAGAAAATGCTAAATCGTTAGGATTGAAATTTTTTGTCTTTATTCTTTTGCCGTTCAAATAAGCGCCTTTGCCTTGAGAAGCTTCAAACTCTTCGCCAGTAACTAAATTTTTTACGAGCCCGTACTCGATATCTGAAATTTTAGATGTTCCAACAGCTATAGAGACTGAATAGAAAGGAATACCGGAGATTGCATTGAAACTGCCATCTAGAGGATCGAGGACAAT contains:
- a CDS encoding inositol monophosphatase family protein, which produces MKLLKELANEISKAICKVDLVEGSKILKSNEYDVTRVIDAVAERKALELLKSQTEFNIITEESGYHDFGGKKTIVLDPLDGSFNAISGIPFYSVSIAVGTSKISDIEYGLVKNLVTGEEFEASQGKGAYLNGKRIKTKNFNPNDLAFSIYLSRYASSKSFELARKARRLRSLGCASLDICLVACGALDAYYQAGYPLRVTDVAAGALILREAGGEIYDDKFNLLDMAFELKTRKNVLAVGSKKTLELMK